The segment TCCCCACCGTCGCCGCCGTCGCCGCATTCGCGCACGGAACCTCGCGCCTGTCCAACATCGGCCAGCTTCGCGGACACGAGACCAACCGCCTCGCCGCGCTCGTCACCGAGCTGGGCCGCGCCGGGATCACCGCGCGCGAGGAGGGCGACGACCTCGTCATCGAGGGCGGGTCCGGGCGCCCCGCCGTCATCGAGACCTACGACGACCACCGGATGGCCACCTTCGGCGCGATCCTCGGGCTGCGCCTGCCGGGCACGCGCGTCGTCAACGCGCAGACCACGGCGAAGACCCTGCCCGACTTCGTGGAGCGCTGGGAAAGGGCCTTCGGCCATGCCTAGACGCGACATCGGCACGGACGATCACCGCGTGCGGGTGCGCCCGGGCAAAGGTTCACGCCCACGCACGAAGATCCGCCCCGACTACAGCCGGGCCGCCCGGGCCCGCGTCTACCGGGTGGATCGCGGGCGCTACCACGTGACTCTGGATGACGGCACGCACGTGACCGCCGTCAAAGCCAAGGAGCTGGCGCGCGGCGCGATCGTCGTGGGCGACATCGTGGCCCTCACCGGCGATCTGACGGGCAGGAAGGATACGTTGGCCCGCATCGTCCAGGTGGATCCACGCCGGACCGCGCTGCGACGCACAGCCGAGGAGTCGGAGGCCGCGGGCACCGAGCGCGTCATCGTCGCCAACGCCGACCAGCTCGTCATCGTCACCGCCCTCGCCCAGCCCGAGCCGCGGCCGGGCATGATCGACCGCTGCCTCGTCGCCGCCTACGACGCCGACATGCACCCTATCCTGTTGCTCACCAAAGCCGATCTCGCCAGCCCCCGCGCACTGCTCGACCTGTATTCCGACCTCGACCTCGACATCTATACCTCCACCATTGACGAGGCGGGCTCCGACATCGCCGACATTGCCGCCGCGCTCGCGGGGCACGTGTCGGTGCTGGTGGGGCACTCCGGCGTCGGGAAATCCACCCTCATCAACGCGCTGGTTCCGAGCGCCGAGCGTGAGACGGGGCACGTGAACGAGGTGACGGGGCGCGGGCGGCACACCTCGACGTCGGCGATGGCGTTCAACCTGGAGGCCGGCGGGCTAGTCATCGACACGCCGGGGGTGCGCACGTTCGGGCTCGCCCACGTTCAGGCCGAGGACCTGCTGCGCGGCTTCCCGGACCTGCGTCAGGTGGCCGAGAACTGCCCGCGCGGTTGCCCGCACGAGGCCGGCTCCCTCGACTGCGCGTTCGACGAGGTGGAAGACGCGCGGCTGATCGCGCGCGTGAAATCCTTCCGCCGGCTACTCGATTCGCGCCTCAGGGTGGACCCGCACTGGGCCTGAGCCTGCCGTGCACCGTCGGTACGCGCGCCTGGGCGCTCGCGGGCCGGGGCCCGCGGGCCAGGCAAAAAGGCCGCGCCGGGCCGGGGCCGTCAATCAGCGGTTATGCTTGAGGCATGCAACCACGTTACGCCGATGACCTTCAGGTCGCCCTCGGGATCGCCGATCGCGTCGACATCCTCACGCTCGAGCGGTTCCGCGCCGCCGACCTGCGGGTCGAGACCAAGCCCGACATGACCCCCGTCTCCGACGCCGACCGCGCCGCCGAGCGCCTCATCCGTGACATGCTACGCCAGTTCCGTTCGCGCGACGGGGTGACGGGCGAGGAAGAGGCCCCTGTGGAGGGCCTGTCTGGGCGGCGGTGGATCATCGACCCGATCGACGGCACCAAGAACTACGTTCGCGGTGTGCCCGTGTGGGCCACCCTGATAGCGCTGGAGGACGACGGGCAGATCGTGCTCGGTATCGTTTCTGCCCCCGCGCTCAAGCAGCGCTGGTTCGCGGCCCAGGGCCTGGGCGCCTACGCGGGGCGCTCCTCGGCCGCGGCGCGGCGCATCCACGTGTCCGATGTTAGTCGTGTCTCCGACGCGTCCCTGTCATATTCCTCGCTGGACGGCTGGTCGGAGCGCAACCAGCTGCGCGCCTTCCTTCGCCTGGCCCAGACCTGCTGGCGCACGCGCGCCTTTGGCGACTTCTGGTCCTACATGCTCGTAGCCGAGGGGGCCGTGGACATCGCGAGCGAACCGGAGCTCAACCTCTACGACATGGCCGCCCTCGTGCCCATCGTGACGGAGGCGGGCGGGCGCTTCACCTCGCTCGATGGGGAGGACGGGCCGTGGGGTGCGAACGCGATCGCCACGAACGGCCGCCTGCACGCCGCCGCCCTGGATATCCTCAATTCCGTTCGAGACTAGCGGAGCTGGCCATATCCTGCGAGTTTGGGCAGAAAGAGCGGGCATCCAAAAGATTTGTCGGAGGGGTCCGCTAGCCTGAAGATATGAGATTCTTACACACGGCCGATTGGCACCTGGGCCGGGAGATACACGGCGCCGATCTCACCCCTGCCTTCGAGCAGTGGGCCGACCACGTCGTCGATCTCGTGGCGAGCGAGGGCGTGGACGCGCTCTTCATTTCGGGCGACGTATACGACCGCGCAGTCCCGCCCGTCGCCATGGTGGAGCTGCTCTCCGACACGCTCTCGCGCCTGCTCGAGCACACGCGCGTCATCATGACCAGCGGCAACCATGATTCCCCCCAGCGCCTCGGCTTCGGCTCCGCCTTCGCTCGGGAGGGGCTCCACATCTGCACAGACTCGCGCCGCGCCCACATCCCCGTCGTCATCGACGACGGCGCGGACGGCGCCCTCATATACCCCATCCCGTACCTGGATCCGCCCACCGAGCGGGATCGGCTGGCCGGCGATGAGCCGCTCGAACGCAGCCATATCGCCGTCAACACCGAGATGCTGGCTCGGGTGGAGGCAGACATGCGAAGGCGCGGCGGCAACCCGTACCGGATCGTGCTCTCCCACTCCTTCGTCATTGGCGCCCAGCCCAGCGAGTCGGAACGCGACATCTCGGTGGGCGGGGCCGATTCGATCCCGTCCCACATTTTCCGGCTCGGCGGGCTGACGGACTACGTGGCCCTCGGCCACATCCACGGCCCGCAGGCTGTGGGAACCCAGGGCGATCCGCTCATGCGCTATTCGGGCTCGCCCATCGCGTTCTCCTTTTCGGAAGAAAAGCACGTGAAGTCCTCCGTGCTCCTCGATACGCGCAGCGGGGAAACAACCCTGATCCCGGCGCCCGTGTATCGGCCGCTGGCAACACTGGAAGACACGCTGGAGAACCTGCTCTCGGCCAAGTATGCCGGCTACGGCGATCACTTCCTGCGCATCCGGGTCACCGACCCGGACCGCCCAGCCGATCTTTACGCCAAGCTCAAGAAGCGATTCGCGCACATGCTCGCGCTTGAGCATGTCAGCGAAGCCACCGCCGTCACGCTTGAACAGCTTGCCGCTATCCGTTCCAATCCGCTCGCCGTACTGCGCGAATTCTTCGCGCACGCCGGCGGGCGGGAATTGACCGCGGCGGAGGATCAGCTGGTGGCAGCCACGTGGGAGGAGGTGTCGGCCTGATGCAGTTTCGCCACTTGACGTTTAGCGCGATCGGCCCATTCCCGGGCACGCACACCATCAACTTCGACCAGCTGGCCGCCTCCGGGCTCTTCCTCTTCGACGGGCCCACGGGTGCGGGCAAGTCCTCCATTATCGACGCGATCGTGTTTGCCCTCTACGGGGACGTGGCGGGCAGTGATTCGGATCGTTCACGCATGCGGTCGAGCTATGCCCCGGCCAGCCAGGGCTCCGTGGTCGACCTCGTGTTCACCATCGCCTCGGGCACCTACCGGGTACAGCGCGCGCCGGCCTACCTGAAGAAGAAGGTGCGCGGGGAGGGCACAACCCCGGTGGCAGCCACCGCCCACCTGTGGCGCCTGTCCGAGTCCGTCGTCGAGCTACGTCAGTGGGAGCAGGGGGAGATTCTCGCCTCGAAAGTCTCCCAGGTAGATCGTGAACTCAAGCTCCTCCTTGGCCTGACCCGCGAACAGTTCGTCCAGACTGTCGTCCTGCCCCAGGGGCAGTTCGCCCAGTTTCTGAAGATGAAGTCCACCGAGCGCGCCGCACTGCTCGAAACCCTCTTCAACACGAGCAACTACAAGCGCTTCGCCAACGCTTTGGAGGATGGCGCGAAGGAGGCGCGCGGCAGGGTCAAGGCGGCATGCGATAACGCCACGCGTGCCCTGCACGCCTGGCTCGACATCGACGGCGTCTCCGATCAGTTCCCCCACCTGGCCGAGCTCGTCCTCGATCCGGGTGACCCCTCACCGCTGGAAGCGATCGCGGCCGCCGACGCGACCCTCGCCGCTGCACGGGATGAAGCCACGGCTCACACGGCGACGCAGAGCGCCAAGGCTACCCAGGCTTCGCAGGCCCTCCTCCGGGCGGAGAACCTCGCCGCCGCCATCGCCGACCGTGAGCGGCTTCTGAAGGCACGCGCCGTCCTCGAAGAGCAGGCGCCACGCATCGAGGCGGCGCGGGCGAAGATAGCCGCCCACGAATCGGTGGCGCTAGCGATCGATCGGCTCCGCCGGACAGCCGCGGCGCGCGAGGCGCTCGCGGAGCTCGCGCTTCCAGCGGCGCCTGCCGCCGTGCAGGAGGGCTATTCCTCACTGGAGGCGGCCATCGCCACCCAGGAAGGGGTGGCCGAGGCCGCCGAGCGGATGATCGACTCTTGCGATCAGGAGCTTGCCGGCGTCGACACCTCGCTCGGCGCGCTCGCGGAGCTCGCGACGCTGGAGGCTGGCCTGCCACACCGGCGAGCCCAGCTTGAGGACTACGCGACCGAGGCGGCGGCCCTGCGTGCCAAGATCGCCGATCTCGAAACCCAGCTCGCCGCGTACCCGGGCAAGGCCACCGATCTGGACTCCGCCCTGCAGGCGGCACACGCACTCGCTGCCAGCACTCCGGT is part of the Trueperella abortisuis genome and harbors:
- the hisN gene encoding histidinol-phosphatase; the encoded protein is MQPRYADDLQVALGIADRVDILTLERFRAADLRVETKPDMTPVSDADRAAERLIRDMLRQFRSRDGVTGEEEAPVEGLSGRRWIIDPIDGTKNYVRGVPVWATLIALEDDGQIVLGIVSAPALKQRWFAAQGLGAYAGRSSAAARRIHVSDVSRVSDASLSYSSLDGWSERNQLRAFLRLAQTCWRTRAFGDFWSYMLVAEGAVDIASEPELNLYDMAALVPIVTEAGGRFTSLDGEDGPWGANAIATNGRLHAAALDILNSVRD
- a CDS encoding exonuclease SbcCD subunit D: MRFLHTADWHLGREIHGADLTPAFEQWADHVVDLVASEGVDALFISGDVYDRAVPPVAMVELLSDTLSRLLEHTRVIMTSGNHDSPQRLGFGSAFAREGLHICTDSRRAHIPVVIDDGADGALIYPIPYLDPPTERDRLAGDEPLERSHIAVNTEMLARVEADMRRRGGNPYRIVLSHSFVIGAQPSESERDISVGGADSIPSHIFRLGGLTDYVALGHIHGPQAVGTQGDPLMRYSGSPIAFSFSEEKHVKSSVLLDTRSGETTLIPAPVYRPLATLEDTLENLLSAKYAGYGDHFLRIRVTDPDRPADLYAKLKKRFAHMLALEHVSEATAVTLEQLAAIRSNPLAVLREFFAHAGGRELTAAEDQLVAATWEEVSA
- the rsgA gene encoding ribosome small subunit-dependent GTPase A, with amino-acid sequence MPRRDIGTDDHRVRVRPGKGSRPRTKIRPDYSRAARARVYRVDRGRYHVTLDDGTHVTAVKAKELARGAIVVGDIVALTGDLTGRKDTLARIVQVDPRRTALRRTAEESEAAGTERVIVANADQLVIVTALAQPEPRPGMIDRCLVAAYDADMHPILLLTKADLASPRALLDLYSDLDLDIYTSTIDEAGSDIADIAAALAGHVSVLVGHSGVGKSTLINALVPSAERETGHVNEVTGRGRHTSTSAMAFNLEAGGLVIDTPGVRTFGLAHVQAEDLLRGFPDLRQVAENCPRGCPHEAGSLDCAFDEVEDARLIARVKSFRRLLDSRLRVDPHWA